From Corynebacterium aquatimens:
CGCCCCACGCTCTTTGTTCGCCTGTTCTTGGGTCTCCTTGAGGACGTTGTCCTCATCGACCCTGAATTCCTGCGATGAACGTGTCCGTGCGTCCCGCAGCGGGGAAAGCGCCACAGCTCACGGATGTAGCACAGCATTCGCCACCCTGCCGCGCCGGCGGCGGTGCCAGCGGTGCTGGCCGCTGGGTTGCCACCAGTGTTTGTGGCGGGGGTGGCGCCCGAAGTGTCACCGTAGGATTCAAAGTTCGTGAACCCGAGACGCTCATACAACCGAAGCGCGTCCACGTCCGGTTCGTCGACATTAATGTGGCATTCGGGGGCGCGGTGGTGGCGAAGGTCGTCGATAAGCATGTGCATGAGCGCGGTGCCCTCCCCGCGGGCGCCCGGGGCACGCGGTCTGCCGGTGTAAGCCGGTCTTGAATAGTTCATCAGATACTGTATAGTTCAGCACATGCTGACTATTGCTTCGCGCCTCGACGTCATGAACCGGCTCGGCCGGGCCATGGCCGATCCGACGCGCTCCCGAATCCTGATGACCCTGCTAGACGGTCCGAGCTACCCGGCCGTGCTCTCGGACAGCTTGGATCTGACGCGCTCGAACGTCTCGAACCACCTGACCTGCCTGCGCGACTGCGGCATTGTCGTCGCTGAGCCGGAGGGCCGCAAGACCCGCTACGAAATCGCCGATCCGCACCTCGCGGCAGCGCTCGACGCGCTGGTGGACGCGACGTTGGCTGTCGACGAAAACGCCCCGTGCATCGACCCTGAGTGCTCGGTGCCTGGCTGCGGCGAGAAAGGAGCGGACGCATGAGTTCAGCATGTGGATGCGAGCACGAACCCGCCACGGAGATCGAAGAGCTCGATCGGCCATGGTGGAAGGACCCTGAGCTACTGCTCCCGATCTTCTCCGGCGTAGCCCTCGGCATAGGCCTGGCACTGGACTGGTCCGGGCTGGAGACACCCGCGACGGTACTGTTCTGGGTCGGCCTGTTGTTGGGTGCGTACACTTTCGCGCCTGGAGCGATCCGGAACCTTGTCACGAAGGGCAAGCTCGGCATTAGTTTGCTGATGACGATCAGCGCGGTCGGCGCGGTGATCCTCGGCTTCGTCGGAGAGGCCGCGGCGCTCGCGTTCCTGTACTCGATCGCCGAGGCGCTGGAGGACAAGGCGATGGACCGGGCCCAAGGCGGACTGCGAGCACTGTTGAAGTTGGTACCGCAGACCGCGACGGTGCTGCGCGACGGCACGGCGGTCGAGGTCGCTGCGAAGGACCTCGTGGTTGGCGAGCTGATGCTCGTGCGCCCCGGGGAGCGGATCGCCACGGACGGCATCATTCGGTCTGGGCGCTCCAGCCTGGACACCTCAGCGATCACCGGAGAATCCATTCCAGAAGAGGTTGCGCCCGGTGACGAGGTGTCCGCGGGAGCGATCAACTCCGCCGGTGTGCTGGAGGTCGAGACGACCGCAGCTGGAACGGACAACTCTCTGACCACAATCGTGGACCTGGTCGAGCAGGCGCAGGCGGAAAAGGGCGACCGGGCCCGGATCGCCGACCGGATTGCCCGACCCCTCGTGCCCGGGGTAATGGTCCTGGCGGTGCTGGTCGGCGTGATCGGTTCATTGCTGGGCGACCCCGAGACGTGGATCACCCGTGCGCTGGTGGTCCTGGTCGCAGCGTCGCCGTGCGCGCTGGCAATCTCCGTGCCGCTGACGGTCGTGGCCGCGATCGGCGCGGCCAGCCGGTTCGGAGTGGTCATTAAGTCCGGCGCGGCATTCGAGCGGCTCGGCGGCATCCGTCACCTGGCGGTGGATAAGACCGGAACCCTCACCCGCAACCAGCCCGAGGTTACCGGCGTGATCCCGGCAGATGGATTCGATTCCGCGCAGGTGCTTGCATTCGCGGCGGCAGTTGAGCAGCAATCGACGCACCCCCTCGCCGCGGCGATCGCAGCAGCGGCGCCCGAAGCACCCGCCGCCCTGAACATCAGCGAGGAAGCCGGGCACGGCATCGGCGGCACCGTCGAAGGCCAACGGGTGCTGGTGGGCAGCCCCCGGTGGATCGACGCCGGGCCACTGAAGGCAGACGTTGAGCGCATGGAGTCCGAGGGGCAGACCTGCGTCCTGGTCACCGTCGATGGCGCCCTCGCCGGAGCGATCGGGGTCCGCGATGAGCTGCGGCCCGAGGTACCCGAAGCCGTGCAGACCCTGCACGCCAACGGCGTGGAAGTGAGTATGCTCACCGGCGACAACATTCGCACCGCCCGGGCGCTGGCTGACATCGCCGGAATCGACGACGTGCGCGCCCAGCTGCGCCCGGAGGACAAGGCAAGCATCGTCGCCGAACTCTCCTCCACAACGCCGACGGCGATGATCGGCGACGGCATCAACGACGCGCCGGCACTGGCGGGTGCGACGGTGGGCATAGCGATGGGAGCGACCGGCTCTGACGCCGCTATCGAGTCCGCTGATGTCGCCTTCACCGGCCATGACCTCCGACTAATTCCGCAGGCACTGCAGCACGCCCGCCGAGGCAGCAGGATCATCAACCAGAACATCGTGCTGTCTCTGGCCATCATCATCGTGTTGATGCCACTGGCGATCAGCGGCGTGCTGGGCTTAGCCGCCGTCGTATTGGTTCACGAGGTCGCCGAAGTCATCGTGATCTTGAACGGCCTGCGGGCCGCGCGGACGAATCGCTGAGTCGAGTTACGCGGACCGAGCACTCCGGGTCTCCAACGCGGATCTTGGCGCCATCTCAAAACTCTGGCTGCCGAGCTTCATCGACACGGCCCGCGACTACCTGGGCAGTGTGTTTGGCAAAGGGCCCCACGCCCATCAGCGTTGCCGAGCCGTCGCCGGTCCAGTTGCCATAACCGACTAGATGCAGATTCTTCACCGCGGGTTCGCGGCCGCGCATGAGGTGGCGGAATGGGCCGAGGGCCGGACGGAAACCAGTGCACCAGATCAGGTGGTCGTGGTCGAGCTCGCTCAAGCTATCAAAGATGGGGGTAGCGGTGAGCTGACCGGAATCGCGCAGCTCACGGAGATGAGGAAGCGCGACAATGTCCCCGAGGTTCGGGCCGGAATCGCCGCCGAGAATCCGGCGGCGGCTGCGGAGGAAGAGATCGCGGCCGTCGATGTCGTCGGGCATCCAGCGCGGACGCTCAAGTGTGAACCATGTGACCTCCGACGTTCCGATGAGGTCCGCGGCGATCTGGGCGCCCGAGTTCGCCCCACCGACCACAGCGACCTTCGCGCCGCGGAATGGTTCTGGACCCGGGTAGGTCGACGAGTGCCACTGGTGTCCGCGGAAGGTGCCGGGATAGTGGGGCACGAAGGGCGCGGACCACGTGCCTGTGGCCGCGATAACGTGTTCCGCCGTGAATTGACCGGCGGTCGAATCTAGGAAGAACATCCCTCCGTCATGGGACACACTGCGAACGTTCACTGGGCGCCTCACCGGGAGGTCGTACCGTCGTTCGTAGCTTTCCAGATAGTCGATGACATGGCGTGCCGGCGGGTACCCCGGGTAGTGCGGCATAGGCCAACCGGGCAGGTTGGAAAACTCCGCGGCGGAGAAAAGCGTCAGTGAAGGCCACGCATGCAACCACGCTCCGCCGGGTTCTTCTTGGTTGTCCAGGACCAGAAAGTCCACTTGGAAGCGCCGCAGGTAATAGGCCGTGGCCAAACCGGACTGGCCACCGCCGACGACGATGGCAGTGTGGTTCATGCCCGCGAGTGTAGCGGGGTACGGTGGCACCCATGCGCATCTTCACCGTCGGCCACTCCAACCTCGAATTCGACGAGTTCGTGCGAATGCTTCAGGCGGCCGGGGTCGCGGCGGTCGTCGACGTGCGCAAGCTGACCGGCTCGCGGAAGTACCCGTGGTTCAACGACGACTTCCTCACCCAGCACCTTCCCGAGCACGGCATCGACTACATGAAAAACGAAGGCCTGGCGGGGCGGCGCAACGTATCCAAGACGATCCCGTTCGAGGTCAACGCCAACTGGCAAAACCGCAGCTTCCACAACTACGCCGACCACGCCCTGGGTGAAGAGTTCGCCACGGCATTGGAGAAACTGCGCCAGCAGGCCGCTCACACGCCGACGGCCATCATGTGTTCCGAGGCAGTGTGGTGGCGCTGTCACCGCCGCATCATCGCCGATCACCTTCTCGCCCACGGGGACGAGGTGGAGCACGTGATGGGGTTGGGGGCCGAAGGTGCGTCGATACGCAAAGCAACGCTTAACGACGGCGCCGTGGTCGGCGATGACCTCCTCGTACGCTACCCCGCGCGGGACTAGCACCTACACCAGCGGCCAGGGGTACGGAAACTCGGACTGGGGCTCCGGCAGCCACGGCAGGCGCACGATGCGCGAGGCGCGCGATTTGAGCGCCTCCACCTCTTCCGGCGCCAACAACGCCGCCACCTCCTCCGGCGCCTCCGCCGTGAGCGGCTCGACCGCATCCACCAACTCGGATGGGATCGTCTGGTGCGCGAAGTCCCAGATCACGGTGCGCAACTTCGGGTCTTGGTGGAAGCACAGTCCCTGGTCGATGCCCCACACGTGGTCAACGCGGTTCGCGTTAGGCGCACGCGCGAGCAAAACGTGGCCCGATTTACGGTCCGTGTTATTCACCAATAGGTCGAAAACGGCCATGCGCAGCAACTGGGGATGCAGGTCGGGGCGGGTCTCGTACAGCGGGAAGTAGTGAGAACCGTCGTTGTCCACGTAGTACTGCAACGACCCGACACCGAGCGGGTCGACCTCGCGCACCACCGTGGGCGGCACTATGTCCCAGCCCAGCCACTCGCTGAGCAGGTACGCGGCCCGCTCGCGCCGCCACAGCCCCGCCGGGAAATCGTGGAGGTAGCGCTCCCCCGCCTCGGGCTTGAAGATGCCCCAGCAGTAGTCCTCGTGGCCGTCGTCGCGAGCAAGCGTGAGGTCCACAAGCACCGTGAGGTTCGAGGACTCCGCGACCTGGCCCACGAAACCGACCTCGCCGTGTTGAAGCAGTTCAAGCAGCTCATTCGCGGTCACAGCTCAAGCTCCGACACCGAGCACGGTTCCGCCGGGATCTGCTGGAACGCGCCCCAACCCCGGCCCGTGAAATGCGCCAACGCCGCCTTGATCGGGTCGGCGTGGGTGAAGCAGGCCACCGCCTCGCCTGGGTGCCGCGCCGCGATCGTGCGCACGCAACGTACGACGCGGTGTTGCATCTCCACGAACGACTCACCGCCAGGGAAGCGGAACTCCCCGGGCCGCTTCTGCACCACCTGCCACTCGGGCAACCTGGCAAGGTCGGCCAGGGATTCACCGGTCCATGTGCCGAAATCGGCTTCTAAGAGGCCGTCGTCAAGCATGAGCTCTTTGTGGAACCGTGCGCAGGTGGGTAAAGCGGTCTCGCGAGCGCGCTCGAGCGGTGAGGAATACACCGCGTCGACGCTGGCGAGTTGCTTGGCCACAGCCGCGGCTTGCATGCGCCCCCTCTCCGAAAGGTGCAACCCCGGCGTGCGTCCGGGAAGGATTGTGCCGGTCGTCGGGGTCTCGCCGTGGCGAATGAGGTAGATGGTGGCCATGAAGTGATGGTAAGCCATCTTGGATACCTACCCAGGAAACCCGCGTACCCTGGCCGGCATGACTGAAGCGCCCAACTCCCGGCCATCCATCACCACCCTCGGCGAGCTCAAGGCCGCTGGCTACACCTACAAGACCGTGCGCGAAGAGATGCGTGACAACCTCGTCGCCACACTGCGCGCCGGCGAAAACCCGTGGCCCGGCCTCCACGGCCTCGAGCACACCGTGTTGCCGCAGGTCGAACGCGCCATCATCGCTGGCCACGACATCGTGTTGCTCGGCGAGCGCGGCCAGGGCAAGACCCGTCTGCTTCGCACGCTGCCTTTGCTTCTCGACGCTTTTGTGCCCGCCATCGAAGGATCCGAACTGCGCGAACACCCCCTGAACCCGCTGACGGACGCCGCGAAGCGCCGCGTCGAGGAGGAAGGAGACGCGCTGCCCATCACCTGGATCCCGCGCGAGGCCCGCTACTCCGAGAAGCTGGCCACCCCGGACACCTCCGTGGCGGATCTGATCGGCGACGTGGATCCGATGCGCGTGGCCGAGGGCCGCCGCCTGGGCGACCCGGAGACCATCCACTACGGCCTTATCCCGCGCTCCAACCGCGGCATCGTGGCCATCAACGAGCTGCCAGACCTGGCGGAGCGCATCCAGGTGGCCATGCTCAACGTGATGGAGGAAGCCGACATCCAAATCCGCGGCTACATGCTGCGCCTGCCGCTGGACGTGCTGGTGGTGGCCTCGGCGAACCCGGAGGACTACACGAACCGCGGGCGCATCATCACCCCGCTCAAGGACCGCTTCGGCGCTGAGATCCGCACCCACTACCCCATCGAGTTGGACGACGAGATCCGCGTCATCGAGCAGGAATCACGCCTCACGGCCACTGTTCCGCAACCTATCATGGAGGCCCTCGCCCGGTTCACCCGCGCGCTGCGCGAATCCGACGCGGTGAACCAGCGCGCCGGCGTCTCGGCCCGCTTCGCCATCGCCGGCGCCGAGACAGTCGCAGCCTCCGCCGCCCGCCGCGCCGCCATTACCGGGGAGGACCCGGTCGCGCGCCTAGTGGACCTGGAGGCCGCCGTCGACGTGCTCGGCGGCAAGGTGGAGTTCGAGCACGGCGAGGAAGGCCGCGAGTGGGACATCCTCGAGTACCTGTTGCGCAACTCCGTGGCTCAGACTCTGCGCCCCCGGATCAAGGGACTTGACTTCGCCCCGCTGATCGAGGCGCTCGACGGCTCCACCTTCATCACCACTGGCGAAAACATTACGGCGGCAGAGTTCCTCAACGGCCTGCCCCAGCTCGACGGCACGCTTTACGGAGATATTGCTTCGACCTTCAACGCCGAGAGCGAGGGCGAGCGCGCTAGTGCCATCGAGCTCGCGGTGGAGGCGCTCTACCTCACCCAAAAGATTTCGAAGGACTCCGGCGAAGGTGAGACCATCTATGGCTAAACAGCGCAGGTACCGCAGGTACACCCCGGGCCCGGATCCGCTCGCCCCACCGCCCGACCTGGCCAAGGCGGTGCGCGCCATTGCCGACGAGGTCATGGCCGGCTACTCCGCCGAGTCCGCGCTTCGCGAGTATCTGCGCCGTGAGGGTTACGACGACTTCCTGCGCCAGATCGCGCAGCGCCGCCAAGAACTGTTGCAGAAGACCAATCTCGGGGGCACGCTCCAGGAAGCACAGAAGCTTCTCGACGAAGCGGTGCTCGCCGAACGCGGCCAACTCGCCCGCGACGTGGACATGGACGATCTGGACCGCACAATGCGGGAGATGACGCTGGACAACCTGCCCGTCTCCCCGGCGGCGGCGGTGACCGAACTGAACGGCTACGACTGGGCTTCCTCCGACGCGCGCGAGAAGTACCAGCAGATCAAAGACCTCATCGGCCGCGAACTCTTAGACCAGCGCTTCGCTGGCATGAAAGAGGCGCTGGAAGGTGCCACCGATGAAGATCGCGCAGCCGTCGCCGAGATGCTTCGCGATCTCAACGTGCTGTTGGGCAAACATCGCGCCGGCATGGCCACGGAGCAGGACTTTCAGGATTTCATGGCCAAGCACGGGGATCAGTTTCCGGAGAACCCCCGCAACATCGAGGAATTGGTGGAGCTGCTCGCGCAGCGATCGGCGGCAGCCCAGCGATTGCTCAACTCCATGACACCCGAACAGCGCGCCGAGCTCATGCAGCTCGCGTCCGAAGCCTTCGGCTCGGAGGAGCTGATGAACCTCGTTGGCGAGCTGGACGCGAACCTGCGCGGCATCCGCCCCGACCTGGACTGGACCGGGTCCGAACCGTTCGACGGTGATGGGACATCGGGCGGCATGGGCCTCGGCGAAGCCACCCGCGCGACGCGCGACCTCGGGCGCCTCGACGAGCTCGCTGCCATCCTCGGAGGCGAACGCCCCGGAGACATTGACTTAGACGACGTCGCCGACCTCTTAGGCGCTGACGCCGCCACCAGGGCTAAGCATCTGCGCGATGTGGAAAAAGCGTTGCGCGACTCCGGATTGCTGAACAAGGGCGAGTCCGGCTCGCTACAGCTGTCCCCGAAAGCGCTGCGCATGCTGGGCAAGGAGCTGTTGAAGGACGCGACCTCCCAGTTATCCCGCGGCCAACGCGATTCCCGCCTCGCCGGTCAGCTGGGCGAACCCACCGGCGGCACCCGCCCCTGGGAGTTCGGCGACACTCAGGCTTGGGACACCACCCGGACCATCACGAACGCTCTCCAGCGCAGCGCCGCCAGTGGCGAGCCCTTCGCAATCACCGTGAACGACATCGAAGTGGTCGAAACCGAGGCGCGCACGAAAAACGCCGTCGCACTGCTTGTGGACACCTCCTTCTCCATGGCGATGGAAGGCCGCTGGACGCCGATGAAGCAGACCGCGCTGGCGCTGAACCACCTCATCACCACGCAGTTCCGCAGCGACGAGCTCGCGCTAATCGGTTTCGGCCTCTACGCGCAGACGCTGACGATCGAAGAACTCACCGCCCTGCCGCCGATGCCGGAAAAGGGCACCAACCTGCAGCACGCGCTGCTTCTCGCCAACGAGTTCTTCACCCGCCACGCCGACTACGACCCGACGCTTCTCATCGTCACCGACGGCGAACCGACCTCTATCCTGACCGAATGGGGTGAGCCCTACTTCAACTGGCCGACCGACCGCATCACACTCGCGCGCACGGTCGACGCGCTTGACACGGTGACCAAACGCGGGACGAAGATCACCTTCTTCCGCCTCGGGGATGATCCAGGGCTTGTTTCGCTTATCGACGCCCTCGCCAACCGCTCCGGCGCCAACGTCGTCGCACCCGACCTCAACGAGCTCGGAGGCGCTGTGGTGGGAGAGTTCCTCCGCTGGTAACGACGTTAAACGCTAAACGTTGAACTTGAATCCCGCTGGCAGATTCGTTGGCCAGCGGGTTTTCTTTCTGCGCTGATCAGGGTGCCGTTCGTCGTGTCCATATGCCTCGTGTATAGCTCCCAAGCATGCGCTATTAGGTCTCCTGGGGGATTTTTCACGCGGGGATATGGGCCTCAAGGCCTCTCCAAAACATGTGACGTGCTTCATAATTGGTTAAAGCCAAACCAACTTGCGTTACTTAACACGCTAGGTATTCAATCGCCACCATCCACGCTCGAGCCTCATAGAAAGCCGACCATGAAACGCATCCTCGCGATCCTCCTCACCCTCCCTCTCGCGCTCACCGCATGCAGCCAAACTGATGAGCCCGAGCCAGCCCCCACAACAATCGCCGCCCCAACCACAACAGAAACTCCTAAAGGAGAAATCGGAAAGCCGTTCGCATTCACCGAACAGATCGACCCCACAGCGCCGGCATCATCCGGCACCATGATGATCGATGAGCTATACGTCGGCCCGGCAGCAGCCTGCAAAGGGGCAATCACCGAATACGGCCAAAGGCAGACCGCCGACTACCTGCACATCGTGACCACTGTCGACCTGGAAAGCCACAGCACCGACATGTCATTCGTTCTGAGCGGGCCGAAATTCCTCCAAGGAAAACGAGTACTGGCAGACGGAGAAGCTGACCACTCGTACCTCTTGTGCGACATCGAGGACGGGATCTTCGACTACCACGAAGGCATGAAGGCGAACGAAGAACGAGTCTTCTACGGAGCCTTCGAAATCCCCGAAGGAGCCGACAAAATAGAGCTGCATGGGCGAACGTTCAATATGAGCGACGTCGAAAAAAGGGACAGCACGCCACCAAGCACAAACCCAGCCCCTGGGCAGCGGGCAGAAGCTCCTGAAGCCCCCCACGTCGTAGAGTGCCTCGAAGGGACACCAGGACCAGCCCTAATGTCGGACGGATCAATCCAAAACTCCGATTACTGCTTCCAACAGCTCGGCGGAGAAGCGTACCTCGAAGAAGAAGGCAGACAGTGCGTCGGACCAGCATCAGAATGCGGGTACGGCTACGACGAAAATGGCAACCCGAATCCGACATCCGGAGAGATCCAGACCTACCACGGATGCGAAGACGGGTACATCACTGATCCAGAACTTTGCGCCGCTGTCCGGAAGAAGATCGAGGGATAGGTGGTCCAGAGCAAACCTGCTAAAGGGAAAGACAAGAACTGCCACGTGACCTTCGTCGCACACTGGCGCGACCCAAGAGGCAAATCTTCCTCAAAGTCATTCCCTTCCACGAAGTATGACCAGCCTCAGAAAATGGCTGTCGCCTACGAGCGCGAGATCTAGGGCGACCTCGACACCGGCTCTTACATCTCCCCGCAGACAGGAAGATGACCGTTTAGGTCGTGCTGCAGCGGCGTTAGCGCAGGTGCTTTGCGACGAATTTGCCGCCCGCCAGTACTACAGTTTCTGGATATGGAGACTTCAAGCAAGGACCTGGCTTTCCTGGCAGATGGAGAGGGTCTGCTGATCCTTAGCGAGGAAGACCGCTTTCCCGCTACTTCTGCACCCGCGTTTTCGCCTGCGTCACCGCAAGTGCTTTTCCGCGCAAACAATGTGCTGAGCACGATTTCAAACCGGCAGTTCAAATCCGGCAAATATTACAAAGCTACGGACGAAACTGCGAAGCTGCTCCAGCATCGCACGTCGTCTGGACCGGTTCCTGGAGTCCTACGCCGAAGCGATCTTGGGCTCGCTGACAATCCAAGTCGATTCTTCAAACACACCTCGTTTCAAGAGGTCAAGTTTTCGCCCGCCATGACTTCGACCGCCGCGGGCATCGCAGCTCAGGCTGCAATTGAGGCAGCAATTGCTGAAATCAAGGAGTATCTAGAGGTCATCGATGAGAAGCTCGATACTCTCCTCCGGCAGCGTAAGGTTGACGCACTAGCGCAGCTTGGGGGTATCCAGTACACGATTGAAGAAGCGGACGAACTTTACCGGCGCAGCAGTAGCGTCTCCTCAACTACTTGGTCGAAGATCGACCACCTCGGATCAGCGCTCAACGGCATCGAGTCTTACGCCATCGAACAACTCGATGACGCCGTTGATCAGCTCCGGAAGCAGAAGAACAACTCCAAGAAACTTGAAACCCTTCTAGCTGGGTTGAAAGGTGATCTGACGCTTTGGCTGGGTGTCGCTGCCCGGAGCATCTACCTCCATGATCGGATGTATGTCCTTGAGATCGCCCACGTGAATGAGTTTGAGCCCCGCCAGCTGGATTCTCACCGAGAGGGAATCCACGACGCGCGCAAGGATCGATTGGAATCGACCACCCGACGTCTGCTCGAGATGGATACAGCCGTCCGTGAGACAGCCAAGTTGAGCAATCAGGTCTGGGTCACAAACCCGATTCGTGCTCGCCACATCACCGCGCAAGCGAACGAAATTCACGACATTATTAGTGCGTTTGCGCAGCATTTGCGAATGAGCGTAGAAGACGCAGAGCGTCTTCACGTCCAAGGATGGCGTCAATCTGTGGTATCGCTAGCGGGCGACACCGTCGATGCTGCGAACCGCGCCCGCCAATCGGCGGTGGATCAAGCGCAAAAAGCCACTGAGAAAATTCGCGACATGAACGACGACCGGCTACTTGCGAAGGCCGCTGAAATCGAAGCCCGACGGGAGAAGGAAGAGCGAAAAGCACTCGACTCAACCGACGACGAGAATTATTCTGAGACAGATTCCCGTCCGTCGCGACGCGGTCTTCGTTTCCGCCGAGACAAGAACGACTCGTAGGGCACCTAAACTGGGCTACATGAATGACCTGACCATCGCGCCCGGCCCGGGTATCCCCGGCGGCCTCGTCGTCGCCGCCGCGGACCTGTCGGAGCGGTTTGCGAGGGCGTCGGGGCCGGGCGGCCAGGGCGTCAACACCACCGACAGCAAGGTGCAGCTCTCCATCGACATCGCGGCGTGCGCATCGCTTTCCGACGCCCAACGCCGCCGCGCCCTCCACAACCTCGAACACCGCCTGGATGGCACTGTGCTCACCGTCAGCGCGTCGACGCAGCGCTCGCAGGTCCGCAACCGAGCTGAGGCTCGTCAACGCATGGCCACCCTATTGCGTGAGGCGCTCGCCCCGCCTCCTCCCCCGCGGCATAAGACGAAGCCGACGCGCGGCTCGGTGCGGCGCCGTCTCGAAGCGAAGAAACGGCGCTCGGAGCTGAAGTCGACGAGGCGCCGGCCCCGGCTGCCGTAACACCGCTCCTGCAGGCTCATTCGAAAGAACCTCAACAGCCGAAAAGCCGTGTCCCCAGCTCAGATGCCTGAGGGGAAAACGAGTGGCGGCTCAGGGCATCCCACGAATCCTCGAAGAAGACGAAGCGAGACGTGGTGCCCGGGATGCATAATGTTGCCATGAAAAACCCTTTCGCGGCCGCCGTGGACGCTGCCGGCGACAGCTACCTGCCTGTCTACGGCAGCACAGTCACCCCGGACGACTTCACCTTCGCAGGCGGCATGTGGCATGTCGACGCTCTCGGTCCGGACGGAAGGCAGAGGCATTATGAGCTTGATGTGATCGACAAGAATTTCGTCGACGGCAGCGGCGACCTGGAAGTGCTGCGAGCGTTCATCAATGGCACCCGCGTGATGTTCAAAGACATCCACTCCCTGCGCGAACGGCCGGCGTCCCCGCTGGACTGGTACGACGCCATCACGTACTACGACGCGAAAGGCCTCGAGCTGCTGCGCCAAGATCCGCGCTGGGCGGGCGAGAGCGTCGAAACCATGATGGAGCGCGTCAAGCACAATGTGGTCAGTATCCACCAGGAGGTCCTGCGGCTGGGCCACTTCGCCACTGCCGCGGACCTCGCCGCCGCGCTGCGCGAGATCCTCTCCGCCACCCCACTTAAAGTCGAGGTCCGTCCGGTCGTGTCCTGGCCCGCCGACGCCGAAACCGCACCGGCTGACGGGCAGGGAGACTTCGCCCAGATCATCGCGACCGGTGAGGGGGACAAGTTCACACTCCTGCGCAACAGCACGGACAACAACCCGCTGCTGTGGTTCGAATCCATGTCGGAGCTCCGGCTCACCCAGCATGCCTTCGCCAGCTTCGACGGAACTCATGTGCTCCACGCCCAGGCGGCCGTCGCCCAGCGCCTCTCCGAGCTGCCCGATCACGTTGTCTTCGGCGACGAATCCCGAACCGACGACCAGTGGTGGGCGCTGTGCTTCCCGCAGCTCGACGTGCTGATCATGATCCCGAAAGACACCTCCGCACTCACCGTCACCATCGACGGCGACGGCCAGCAGATCACGGTGATGAGCGAGTTCGTCGGGCACTTTGCCCGGCGGCGGCGGCTCGAGGACGCGCACGAACGCCGCTGGGCTTGGCTTGCCGACGACACACGCACCCACTCCGAAGAAGACATCCGTAACGCCATCGCCGACGCACTGAACAAGATCGGAGCCCAGCAATGATGCCGGAGACTCAGACCGCCCCGACCCGCACCCGTCTCGTGGCGGGCGTGATCGAAGAAGCAGACGACGACCAGATCATCATCGACGACGGCGGCGTCCCCGAAGAGGAAGATGGCTGGGGCCACAAAGGCTGCGATTGGGACGAATCGCCGTGCGGCGAGATGAAAGAGTACTTCATCTCCTACCGTTGCACAGTGCCAGATCACGCCGACCACGCCACCCACACGGAGCAGTTCTGCCCGCGCCATTACGCGCTGACGCTGCACTACATCCTCGAGGTCCGCGTCCCGC
This genomic window contains:
- a CDS encoding NAD(P)-binding domain-containing protein; translation: MNHTAIVVGGGQSGLATAYYLRRFQVDFLVLDNQEEPGGAWLHAWPSLTLFSAAEFSNLPGWPMPHYPGYPPARHVIDYLESYERRYDLPVRRPVNVRSVSHDGGMFFLDSTAGQFTAEHVIAATGTWSAPFVPHYPGTFRGHQWHSSTYPGPEPFRGAKVAVVGGANSGAQIAADLIGTSEVTWFTLERPRWMPDDIDGRDLFLRSRRRILGGDSGPNLGDIVALPHLRELRDSGQLTATPIFDSLSELDHDHLIWCTGFRPALGPFRHLMRGREPAVKNLHLVGYGNWTGDGSATLMGVGPFAKHTAQVVAGRVDEARQPEF
- a CDS encoding histidine phosphatase family protein is translated as MAYHHFMATIYLIRHGETPTTGTILPGRTPGLHLSERGRMQAAAVAKQLASVDAVYSSPLERARETALPTCARFHKELMLDDGLLEADFGTWTGESLADLARLPEWQVVQKRPGEFRFPGGESFVEMQHRVVRCVRTIAARHPGEAVACFTHADPIKAALAHFTGRGWGAFQQIPAEPCSVSELEL
- a CDS encoding DUF488 domain-containing protein; translation: MRIFTVGHSNLEFDEFVRMLQAAGVAAVVDVRKLTGSRKYPWFNDDFLTQHLPEHGIDYMKNEGLAGRRNVSKTIPFEVNANWQNRSFHNYADHALGEEFATALEKLRQQAAHTPTAIMCSEAVWWRCHRRIIADHLLAHGDEVEHVMGLGAEGASIRKATLNDGAVVGDDLLVRYPARD
- a CDS encoding phosphatidylinositol kinase, whose protein sequence is MTANELLELLQHGEVGFVGQVAESSNLTVLVDLTLARDDGHEDYCWGIFKPEAGERYLHDFPAGLWRRERAAYLLSEWLGWDIVPPTVVREVDPLGVGSLQYYVDNDGSHYFPLYETRPDLHPQLLRMAVFDLLVNNTDRKSGHVLLARAPNANRVDHVWGIDQGLCFHQDPKLRTVIWDFAHQTIPSELVDAVEPLTAEAPEEVAALLAPEEVEALKSRASRIVRLPWLPEPQSEFPYPWPLV
- a CDS encoding heavy metal translocating P-type ATPase, whose translation is MSSACGCEHEPATEIEELDRPWWKDPELLLPIFSGVALGIGLALDWSGLETPATVLFWVGLLLGAYTFAPGAIRNLVTKGKLGISLLMTISAVGAVILGFVGEAAALAFLYSIAEALEDKAMDRAQGGLRALLKLVPQTATVLRDGTAVEVAAKDLVVGELMLVRPGERIATDGIIRSGRSSLDTSAITGESIPEEVAPGDEVSAGAINSAGVLEVETTAAGTDNSLTTIVDLVEQAQAEKGDRARIADRIARPLVPGVMVLAVLVGVIGSLLGDPETWITRALVVLVAASPCALAISVPLTVVAAIGAASRFGVVIKSGAAFERLGGIRHLAVDKTGTLTRNQPEVTGVIPADGFDSAQVLAFAAAVEQQSTHPLAAAIAAAAPEAPAALNISEEAGHGIGGTVEGQRVLVGSPRWIDAGPLKADVERMESEGQTCVLVTVDGALAGAIGVRDELRPEVPEAVQTLHANGVEVSMLTGDNIRTARALADIAGIDDVRAQLRPEDKASIVAELSSTTPTAMIGDGINDAPALAGATVGIAMGATGSDAAIESADVAFTGHDLRLIPQALQHARRGSRIINQNIVLSLAIIIVLMPLAISGVLGLAAVVLVHEVAEVIVILNGLRAARTNR
- the cmtR gene encoding Cd(II)/Pb(II)-sensing metalloregulatory transcriptional regulator CmtR — encoded protein: MLTIASRLDVMNRLGRAMADPTRSRILMTLLDGPSYPAVLSDSLDLTRSNVSNHLTCLRDCGIVVAEPEGRKTRYEIADPHLAAALDALVDATLAVDENAPCIDPECSVPGCGEKGADA